In Aedes albopictus strain Foshan chromosome 3, AalbF5, whole genome shotgun sequence, the following are encoded in one genomic region:
- the LOC109414782 gene encoding uncharacterized protein LOC109414782, which translates to MERIRLLVNRFQTSVEDDESDYFRPMDYFLILGGIRLLSKNPIHRVLFLCYRTLMAAQFSVWFDRVYVAYSEWNSTSELIGVISFLMGLIMIVLRAIIIWAYLEDIQTARKYLGAQLNKLKQSESRVRSYRLLRRIGLVLEYTFFADQILFYAFGIYQDKQYTVPDNLIRIGWQMKMLFNVIISTNHFVFSSVYATILTVQNTLLMGIGSELEGILAQCDGIMERVNVQVKDAIDRGEGEKLMINLQGSGAEYLFWKILKKELNTTVARHARLLEQIDILGGFFKMTFLVMFYMAILIVGCASFYVNLLGLTVNTVIILSYVGAILLECYWFCKIADNLNDMNNQIGASLYNLGWFERLPDVPEARKDYHEVRETLLIVMTKVQQELGINCGGMFGLSMQAFHELLKMIYSFLTFLLNTTT; encoded by the exons ATGGAGAGAATTCGTTTGCTGGTGAACCGATTTCAGACCTCGGTAGAGGACGATGAAAGTGACTATTTTCGCCCGATGGACTATTTTTTAATCCTGGGAGGCATCCGGCTGTTGTCGAAAAATCCCATCCACCGGGTGCTGTTTCTCTGCTATCGAACGCTGATGGCAGCCCAGTTCTCCGTCTGGTTCGACCGCGTCTATGTGGCTTACTCCGAGTGGAATTCCACGAGTGAGCTGATCGGTGTAATCAGCTTCTTGATGGGATTGATAATGATCGTGCTAAGAGCGATTATAATTTGGGCATACCTGGAGGACATTCAAACAGCGAGAAAATACCTGGGTGCTCAACTGAATAAATTGAAGCAGTCCGAAAGCCGAGTTCGATCGTATCGTTTGTTGAGACGCATCGGTCTGGTACTGGAGTACACTTTCTTCGCCGATCAGATCTTGTTCTACGCTTTCGGGATCTATCAGGACAAGCAGTACACCGTCCCGGATAACCTAATTCGAATTGGTTGGcaaatgaaaatgcttttcaaCGTGATCATTTCCACAAACCACTTTGTGTTTTCGTCGGTTTATGCGACTATTTTGACGGTTCAGAACACATTGCTGATGGGCATTGGGTCCGAACTGGAGGGCATTCTGGCACAGTGTGATGGAATCATGGAACGGGTGAACGTCCAGGTAAAGGATGCCATAGATCGTGGTGAAGGTGAAAAACTGATGATTAATTTGCAAGGAAGTGGCGCGGAGTATTTGTtctggaaaattctgaagaaggagCTGAACACAACAGTTGCTCGTCATGCAAGGTTGCTGGAACAAATTGACATCCTGGGTGGCTTCTTCAAGAtgactttcctggtgatgttctatATGGCGATCTTGATCGTCGGCTGTGCCTCATTCTACGTTAATCTTTTGGGTTTGACAGTGAATACTGTGATCATCCTCAGTTACGTAGGAGCGATCCTACTGGAGTGCTATTGGTTTTGCAAAATTGCTGACAATCTGAACGATATG AATAACCAGATCGGAGCATCCTTGTACAATTTAGGTTGGTTCGAGCGGCTGCCGGATGTGCCTGAAGCGCGAAAAGACTACCATGAAGTCCGGGAGACGCTGTTGATTGTAATGACCAAAGTGCAGCAAGAGCTGGGAATAAACTGCGGAGGAATGTTCGGTCTGTCCATGCAGGCATTCCACGAACTGCTCAAGATGATTTATTCGTTTTTAACGTTTCTACTGAACACAACAACATAA